In one Dermacentor variabilis isolate Ectoservices chromosome 4, ASM5094787v1, whole genome shotgun sequence genomic region, the following are encoded:
- the LOC142580058 gene encoding uncharacterized protein LOC142580058 isoform X2, translating to MGRMLVGFVLTAMALLFGQSTAQYGGGFGSGGFKSGGGGGYGSGGGYESGGGGYESGGSYESGGGYESGGYGGGPVEPANNYGGYGANVRPMMGPYGGGAPSFKPVPNLYG from the coding sequence ATGGGAAGAATGCTCGTGGGGTTTGTGCTAACAGCCATGGCCCTACTGTTCGGCCAGTCTACGGCGCAGTACGGAGGCGGGTTCGGATCTGGGGGCTTCAAgtcgggaggaggaggaggctatGGATCAGGAGGTGGCTATGAATCTGGAGGAGGAGGCTATGAATCCGGAGGAAGCTATGAATCCGGAGGAGGCTATGAATCTGGCGGCTACGGCGGTGGGCCCGTGGAACCTGCCAACAACTACGGCGGATACGGCGCTAACGTGCGGCCCATGATGGGCCCCTACGGTGGCGGAGCACCCAGTTTCAAGCCCGTGCCAAACCTTTACGGTTAA